A single genomic interval of Euwallacea similis isolate ESF13 chromosome 2, ESF131.1, whole genome shotgun sequence harbors:
- the LOC136419238 gene encoding protein obstructor-E-like — protein MDFFRRLLVVGTTLIIGVYSQYNGQSNNYYNNQGYKSQQYQASGSCPLPNGTFPTDTCDGYIQCRNGVPEEKLCPDGLLFNAEAGHQVFPCQYPIDVDCTGREATQPAQATDECPHQFGYYKVGDDRNCGQFKNCVDGRGFIFDCPEGLAWNGDTYRCDWPDQVSDCDAEAYLGFTCPPDARQFGFGAEEYRYFRSPNDCQRYFICIDTKPRLYNCGEGKAFNDITSSCDDAENVTGCGLSPYENERLSKLAKSSNQNAYNKFNSAF, from the exons ATGGATTTTTTCAGGAGGCTTCTGGTGGTTGGGACCACTTTGATAATTGGAg TGTACTCACAGTATAATGGACAAAGCAACAATTACTACAACAATCAAGGATACAAATCACAACAATATCAGGCTTCTGGAAGTTGCCCTTTGCCCAATGGGACGTTTCCAACAGACACATGTGATGG ATATATTCAGTGCCGGAATGGAGTCCCCGAGGAGAAACTATGCCCCGATGGGCTGCTCTTCAATGCTGAAGCTGGACATCAAGTTTTCCCTTGCCAGTACCCCATAGATGTAGATTGCACTGGAAGAGAAGCAACAC AGCCCGCTCAGGCAACAGACGAATGCCCCCATCAATTTGGCTACTACAAAGTTGGAGACGATCGGAATTGCGGACAGTTCAAAAACTGCGTGGATGGTCGAGGATTTATCTTTGATTGTCCGGAGGGACTTGCTTGGAATGGCGACACTTACAGGTGTGATTGGCCTGATCAGGTGTCTGATTGCGATGCTGAAG CGTATTTGGGATTCACCTGTCCTCCTGACGCCAGACAGTTCGGCTTTGGAGCTGAAGAGTACAGATACTTCAGATCTCCCAATGATTGTCAGAGATACTTCATTTGCATCGATACCAAACCAAGATTGTACAATTGTGGAGAAGGGAAGGCTTTTAATGATATCACTAGTTCTTGTGATGATGCTGAGAATGTCACCGGGTGCGGGCTTTCGCCTTATGAAAACGAACGCCTGAGCAAACTGGCAAAGTCCTCGAATCAAAATgcttataataaatttaacagtgctttctaa
- the LOC136419380 gene encoding tyrosine-protein kinase receptor torso-like encodes MSIKSLMIIIVSLCLGENRVICIKGMCLDCLLKIPDESGDPASCDNSLNCERTTDFEKIRHGLQSPQLLCRDETSLFFSWNYTHGAKYLLAYSLRSSLKYHFASTRRSYMALTNLSSGREYEIYLISFNPDGARSPQVAAKTWRSTEKKTAVFSLNYSLSVSDGSYGGRVVWKPGRDLSCYYEVLWYEKQEPGDYLQRRINLKKQIRTEFNLTHLEFGRKYHFAITSINSKGDLESPKKWLKIAVPGCLETFRNLSICPPSKPKNLTAKFLLLATSSRKETSLKLQWKLPPLKPDFYSLSLITSDRDGNYSNPINYNISGDKISMLINNVKTTSSFMVKLTAFSKAGASLPGYLHYLPMDEHVEHKTVFWIWAIVGASTCLSLLVSWWFFRKKLSFLLNWFVREKVENTIVKYSATDQEDSEAKWELSESKLIIDKIIGFGAFGIVQKGYYYLKPDKKFLIAIKTLKANPTPEQIKQFYDEIEIMKSVPYHAHIVRLIGVVTKNRLSNPLMLVEHCAKGDLQSFLRQVAFVLQESPVQTSDESIKFFNNKSYDLDGREKFVLEPQDLLSFARQIVLGMEFLSNLKVIHRDLAARNVLITENNILKISDFGLSRDIYTDNVYRKITGGKLPFRWMALESLTHQIYTTESDVWSFGIVLWEIVTLGGNPYPTVNTEELVNWLKGGYRMERPSNCNEDLYQIMHSCWQTSPSLRPTFKELRETFDRLLESKMQYISLEEATRYENFRS; translated from the exons ATGTCGATCAAAAGTCTGATGATTATAATAGTGAGTTTATGTCTCGGAGAAAATCGAGTGATTTGCATTAAAGGAATGTGCCTAGACTGCTTATTGAAAATCCCA GACGAATCTGGTGACCCAGCTTCATGTgataattcattaaattgcGAGAGAACCACTG ATTTTGAGAAGATTAGGCACGGGCTGCAAAGCCCCCAATTGCTTTGTAGGGAtgaaacttctctatttttttcctGGAATTACACTCATGGAGCAAAATACCTTCTTGCATATTCCCTGCGAAGCTCTCTAAAGTATCACTTCGCCTCT ACTAGGCGCAGCTACATGGCTTTAACCAACTTAAGCTCTGGCAGAGAGTATGAAATTTACCTCATAAGTTTTAATCCCGATGGGGCTAGAAGCCCTCAAGTTGCGGCTAAAACTTGGAGAAGTACTGAGAAGAAAACTGcagttttcagtttaaattacTCTTTGAGCGTTTCGGATGGTTCTTATGGCGGGAGAGTGGTGTGGAAACCTGGAAGAG ATTTGTCTTGCTATTATGAGGTTCTCTGGTATGAAAAGCAAGAGCCCGGGGACTATCTCCAGAGGAGGATTAATCTCAAGAAG caaaTCAGAACTGAATTTAACTTGACTCATCTTGAGTTTGGGAGAAAGTACCACTTTGCAATAACCTCAATTAACAGTAAAGGGGATTTGGAGAGCCCCAAGAAGTGGTTGAAGATCGCTGTGCCTGGCTGTCTGGAAACTTTCAGGAATTTGTCTATATGTC CTCCAAGCAAACCTAAAAATTTAACCGCAAAATTTTTGCTACTAGCTACAAGTTCTCGTAAAGAAACCAGCTTAAAGCTGCAATGGAAATTACCACCCTTAAAGCCTGATTTCTACAGCCTGAGTCTAATAACCTCTGACCGAGATGGCAACTATAGCAACCCTATTAATTATAACATATCAGGG GATAAAATTTCCATGCTAATCAACAATGTAAAAACGACTAGTTCTTTCATGGTAAAACTCACTGCTTTTTCCAAAGCTGGAGCAAGTCTTCCTGGATACCTCCACTACCTTCCTATGGATGAACACGTGGAACACAAAACTGTTTTCTGGATATGGGCGATAGTAGGGGCTTCAACTTGtttatctcttttagtttcatgGTGGTTTTTCCGCAAGAAGTTGTCGTTTTTGTTGAATTGGTTCGTTAGGGAG AAAGTCGAAAATACAATAGTCAAGTACTCAGCAACAGATCAGGAAGACTCTGAAGCGAAATGGGAGCTTAGCGAATCAAAGCTGATCATCGACAAAATAATAGGATTCGGTGCTTTTGGAATAGTCCAGAAGGGATATTATTATCTAAAGCCTGACAAGAAGTTCTTGATAGCAATAAAGACCCTTAAAG CCAACCCAACCCCTGAGCAAATCAAACAATTCTACGACGAAATCGAAATAATGAAGTCAGTTCCTTATCACGCACATATAGTGCGCTTGATAGGGGTAGTGACCAAAAATCGCCTGAGCAACCCTTTGATGCTGGTAGAACATTGCGCCAAGGGTGATTTACAGTCCTTTTTAAGGCAAGTCGCATTCGTCCTACAAGAAAG TCCTGTACAAACTTCAGATGAGAGTATAAAGTTCTTCAACAACAAATCCTACGATTTAGATGGTAGAGAAAAATTTGTCTTAGAGCCTCAAGACTTGCTCTCATTTGCCAGGCAGATTGTTTTAGGGATG gAGTTTTTGAGCAACCTCAAAGTAATTCACAGAGATTTAGCAGCtagaaatgttttaatcaCAGAAAACAATATCCTCAAAATATCGGATTTTGGTCTCAGCAGAGATATCTACACTGATAACGTCTATAGAAAAATCACTGGAG GAAAGTTGCCCTTCAGATGGATGGCCCTTGAGTCGTTAACACATCAGATCTATACCACTGAAAGCGACGTTTGGTCCTTCGGAATAGTCCTGTGGGAGATTGTAACCCTTGGGGGCAACCCTTATCCTACGGTCAACACTGAAGAACTGGTGAATTGGCTCAAGGGTGGCTATCGCATGGAGAGGCCCTCAAATTGCAATGAGGACTT ATATCAAATAATGCACAGCTGCTGGCAAACCTCTCCAAGTTTGAGACCGACCTTCAAGGAGCTTCGAGAAACTTTCGACAGGCTTTTAGAATCCAAAATGCAGTATATAAGTCTGGAGGAGGCAACTCGCTACGAAAATTTCAGATCATaa
- the LOC136419340 gene encoding uncharacterized protein: MIYKGRKESRYLDTWKFERQKLEITRRAKVKMIEKADWGRVKGKRKAAKVFFHKEGEIRDLEDCKTRTAAKGCEIVCVCVYLECSDKDGVIWESARCPVKKVFPKATEKIPKDEVLGTLAFGDRCHEISRGDNVFKKALEV; encoded by the exons atgatttataagggaaggaaagagagtcgttacttggatacatggaaatttgaaagacaaaaattggaaattacaagaagagcaaaagtgaaaatgatcgaaaaagctgactggggccgagtaaagggaaaaagaaaggcagccaaagtattttttcacaaggaaggagaaatacgagatttggaggattgcaa gacaagaactgcagccaaaggatgtgaaattgtgtgtgtgtgtgtctacCTCGAATGCAGCGATAAAGATGGTGTGATCTGGGAAAGTGCAAGGTGTCCAGTAAAGAAAGTATTCCCGAAGGCAACagaaaag ATTCCGAAGGATGAAGTACTCGGAACACTTGCATTTGGTGATAGGTGCCATGAGATAAGTCGAggggacaatgtcttcaagaaaGCATTGGAGGTTTGA